A window of Salarias fasciatus unplaced genomic scaffold, fSalaFa1.1, whole genome shotgun sequence contains these coding sequences:
- the LOC115384494 gene encoding peptidyl-prolyl cis-trans isomerase FKBP10-like: MCAFVLFLLSALYSVECNPSPVLADVVVDRDFVPAVCVREAKGGDHVRYHYNATFTDGKTFDSSLQRGGAKVALLGEGKLLAGVEKGLQGMCVNERRKITVPPHLAYGSTGAGDVVPPDATLVFEIQLLDLWNQADLVVTKTITTPRDCKRSVMRTDFVRYHFNGTLLDGTTFDSSYTRKQTHDSLVGEGWLIKGMDEGLLGMCVGEIRNIVIPPFKAYGEKGSGTEIPSQATLVYDVMLVDIHNPKDNITIEQQLVPESCTRKSVVGDYIRYHYNGTFLNGVTFDTSYQRNSTYNTYIGMGYVIAGMDQGLLGVCIGERRRITIPPHLAYGEQGAGNVIPPSAVLVFDIHVVDFHNPSDQVGVQVTFRPDVCNDTTAANDLVQYHYNCSLVDGTLLFSSHDYGTVQDAVLGWDKVIDGLDEGLRGMCAGERRVVTVPPHLGHGEKGAAGVPSSAVLVFDIELVGFEKGVPPGYLFVWLSDTPENLFEALDADKNAEVPQEEFGEFIKLQVAEGKGRIRPGMTMEQVVADMFQNQDRNKDGVITADELKLKVDEDKERSEERHDEL; the protein is encoded by the exons ATGTGCGCCTTCGTCCTTTTCCTCCTCAGCGCCTTGTATTCCGTGGAGTGCAATCCCAGCCCCGTCCTCGCAGATGTAGTCGTGGACAGAGACTTCGTCCCCGCGGTCTGCGTCAGGGAGGCGAAAGGCGGAGATCATGTTCGGTACCACTACAACGCCACGTTCACAGACGGGAAAACCTTCGACTCCAG CCTCCAGAGAGGAGGCGCCAAGGTGGCCCTGCTGGGCGAGGGGAAGCTGCTGGCGGGCGTGGAGAAGGGTCTGCAGGGCATGTGCGTGAACGAGCGCAGGAAGATCACTGTGCCCCCCCACCTGGCCTACGGCAGCACGGGGGCAG GCGACGTCGTTCCCCCGGACGCCACCCTGGTGTTTGAGATCCAGCTGCTGGACCTGTGGAACCAGGCGGACCTGGTGGTGACGAAAACCATCACCACTCCCAGAGACTGCAAGCGCTCCGTGATGCGCACCGACTTCGTGCGCTACCATTTCAACGGCACCCTGCTGGACGGCACCACCTTTGACTCCAG CTACACCAGGAAGCAGACCCACGACTCGCTGGTGGGCGAAGGCTGGCTGATCAAGGGCATGGACGAGGGCCTGCTGGGCATGTGTGTCGGAGAGATCAGAAACATCGTCATCCCGCCCTTCAAGGCCTACGGAGAGAAGGGATCAG GAACAGAGATTCCCTCCCAGGCCACTCTGGTGTATGACGTGATGCTGGTCGACATCCACAACCCAAAAGACAACATCACCATCGAGCAGCAGCTGGTGCCCGAGTCGTGCACGCGCAAGTCCGTGGTGGGGGATTACATCCGGTACCACTACAACGGCACCTTCCTGAACGGAGTGACCTTCGACACCAG CTACCAGAGGAACAGCACATACAACACCTACATCGGGATGGGCTACGTGATCGCAGGGATGGACCAGGGCCTGCTGGGGGTCTGCATCGGGGAGCGGAGGAGGATCACCATCCCTCCACACCTGGCGTAcggagagcagggagcag GCAATGTGATCCCTCCCTCGGCGGTGCTCGTCTTCGACATCCACGTCGTCGACTTCCACAACCCCAGCGACCAGGTGGGCGTCCAGGTCACCTTCAGGCCCGACGTCTGCAACGACACCACGGCGGCCAACGACCTGGTGCAGTACCACTACAACTGCAGCCTGGTGGACGGCACGCTGCTCTTCTCCTC ACACGACTACGGTACCGTCCAGGACGCCGTGCTGGGCTGGGACAAGGTGATCGACGGGCTGGACGAGGGTCTGCGCGGCATGTGCGCCGGGGAGCGGAGGGTGGTCACGGTGCCGCCTCACCTCGGCCACGGGGAGAAAGGAG ccGCCGGCGTGCCGAGCAGCGCCGTGCTGGTCTTCGACATCGAGCTGGTGGGCTTCGAGAAGGGCGTGCCCCCGGGCTACCTGTTCGTGTGGCTCAGCGACACTCCTGAAAACCTGTTCGAAGCCCTGGACGCCGACAAGAACGCAGAGGTGCCACAGGAGGAG TTCGGGGAGTTCATCAAGCTGCAGGTGGCCGAGGGCAAAGGTCGCATAAGGCCCGGGATGACCATGGAGCAGGTCGTCGCCGACATGTTCCAGAACCAGGACCGCAACAAGGACGGCGTGATCACGGCCGACGAGCTCAAGCTGAAGGTGGACGAGGACAAGGAGCGGAGCGAGGAGAGGCACGACGAGTTGTGA